A single window of Crassostrea angulata isolate pt1a10 chromosome 8, ASM2561291v2, whole genome shotgun sequence DNA harbors:
- the LOC128160798 gene encoding uncharacterized protein LOC128160798, producing the protein MHRLKKIVLCLVFLKIAIIFAFLFFSSNWIKTSNIKREEISFDIQVRPNITVARNGNEKINNSTFLTVFKDGLRVATETPHNRHRYDGLSVENKDKLTHWQYVKKKENFLVQLPVDFDLLTYNLLIIDQEETVLNIPVAYNNINCSQNSSDQLKSVRIFLWNKLFDNNTDYYLCNRDFTKNNKREWLYYLTTIWVGYDLSCSRMSSTNGGIREFQLKKDHLPLVTPVFCFVLSLQFVWLFVLLDMKGNSQAFDTKTSNDITHISSCPVIPETDQKRWYAKKDRPYGLKRFFSKLLYGTCCSIHPTIRLLLLMYIFIFLPFGLYRTLGRKNILSKMYDNYMTVVRPSEPIFSSICWTHKCIDDCSCTCCCTCSTIGKHKVYTFVLNCLCLFLPIPYMLCLRPIISTFTFLLRSLTFFAFVALPVRVHILRYTILVVTTVTYFSKYFHEIINMNTEILKYIFNREEKFCGMIEKIDQTMFDYVYERLVFVKKTLYFMFLKMIVVFMYLFITIETFLSNKDSLTGSDFKDILEFLLIIIGPYAISFFLKGNNENFLSDENKTEIKDRLREFKCLVKENDLNEFSFLE; encoded by the exons ATGCATCGACTCAAGAAAATTGTATTGTGTCTGGTGTTCCTGAAAATAGCGATTATCTtcgcatttttatttttttcatccaaTTGGATAAAAACTTCAAACAttaaaagagaagaaatttCTTTCGACATTCAAGTGAGACCAAATATTACTGTCGCAAGAAATGGAAacgaaaaaataaacaattctaCCTTTTTAACGGTTTTCAAAGATGGTCTGCGTGTGGCAACTGAAACCCCCCATAATAGACACAGATATGATG GTCTTTCGGTCGAAAACAAGGACAAATTGACACATTGGcagtatgttaaaaaaaaagaaaatttcctCGTTCAGTTGCCTGTTGACTTTGATCTTCTTACATATAATTTACTAATTATTGACCAAGAAgaaacagttttaaatataCCAGTGGCTTACAATAATATCAATTGCTCTCAAAACTCTTCAGATCAGCTAAAGTCGGTGCGCATTTTTCTGTGGAATAAACTTTTCGATAATAACACAGATTATTATCTTTGCAACAGAGACTTTACGAAGAACAATAAACGTGAATGGTTATATTACCTAACTACTATATGGGTTGGATATGATTTGAGTTGTTCGAGGATGTCTAGTACTAATGGTGGGATAAGGGAGTTTCAACTTAAAAAAGATCACCTGCCTCTTGTAACCCccgtattttgttttgttctttcttTGCAATTTGTTTGGCTTTTTGTGTTATTAGATATGAAAGGAAATAGCCAAGCTTTTGATACCAAGACTTCAAATGACATAACACACATATCCTCATGTCCTGTTATTCCTGAAACTGATCAAAAACGTTGGTATGCTAAAAAGGACAGACCATACGGTCTAAAGAGattcttttcaaaattattatatgGTACATGTTGTTCAATTCATCCTACCATAAGATTACTCCTTcttatgtacatttttatttttcttccatTTGGATTATATAGAACATTAGGAAGAAAgaatatattaagtaaaatgtatgataattacATGACAGTAGTTCGACCAAGTGAGCCGATTTTCAGTTCAAT TTGTTGGACACATAAATGCATTGATGACTGTTCATGTACTTGTTGTTGCACATGTTCGACTATCGGAAAACACAAAGTGTacacatttgttttaaattgcTTATGTTTATTTCTTCCAATACCATACATGCTGTGTTTACGCCCAATAATTTCAACCTTTACCTTTTTACTACGGTCGTTAACTTTCTTTGCTTTTGTGGCACTTCCAGTTAGAGTACATATATTGCGATATACAATTCTAGTTGTAACAACTGTAACGTACTTTTCAAAATACTTCCATGAAATAATTAACATGAATACTgaaattttaaagtatatattCAACCGCGAGGAAAAGTTCTGCGGTATGATTGAAAAAATAGACCAGACAATGTTTGATTATGTTTATGAAAGACTTGTGTTTGTTAAGAAGactttgtattttatgtttttgaaaatgatagttgtttttatgtacctttttatcACTATCGAAACTTTCCTTTCAAACAAGGACTCTTTGACTGGGTCAGATTTCAAAGATATACTggaatttttgttaataattattgGCCCTTAcgctatttcattttttttaaaaggaaacaatgaaaattttctctccgatgaaaacaaaacagaaattaaAGATAGACTGAGAGAATTTAAGTGTTtagttaaagaaaatgatttgaaCGAAT TCAGCTTTCTAGAGTAA